One Pseudomonas entomophila genomic window carries:
- a CDS encoding threonine/serine dehydratase yields MAIDDIALDQLYQSIHLAHAALRPQVPVTPLTRSPGLSAMTGCEVHLKCEHLQLTGSFKFRGASNKLRLLDAEQRTKGVIAASSGNHGQGLALAGQLLGVPVTVHVSHEASPVKIDAMRQLGAEVSVLDVDSLGAEVQARREAERQGKPFVSPYNDLDVIAGQGTIGMELFDQAPDLDAVFVAVGGGGMVSGIATALHKLSPSTEIIGCWPANAPTLQRSLEVGRIIDMEEQPTLSDGTAGGVEQDAVTFPILQRLLKKTVLVSEDEIKQAMRDAAACERWIIEGAAAVALAGMKQVAGDYQGKKVAVILCGRNVKLETFLEAIA; encoded by the coding sequence GTGGCAATCGACGACATTGCGCTCGATCAACTGTACCAGTCCATCCACCTGGCCCATGCCGCCCTGCGCCCCCAGGTGCCGGTGACGCCGCTGACGCGTAGCCCTGGCCTTTCGGCGATGACGGGATGCGAGGTACACCTCAAGTGCGAACACCTGCAGCTCACCGGCTCCTTCAAGTTTCGCGGCGCCAGCAACAAGCTGCGGCTGCTGGATGCCGAGCAGCGTACCAAGGGCGTAATCGCGGCCTCTTCCGGCAATCATGGTCAGGGGCTGGCGCTGGCCGGGCAGCTCCTTGGCGTGCCGGTGACCGTGCATGTCAGCCATGAGGCCTCGCCGGTGAAGATTGACGCCATGCGTCAGCTCGGCGCCGAGGTGTCGGTGCTGGACGTCGACTCTTTGGGCGCCGAAGTGCAGGCCCGCCGCGAAGCCGAGCGCCAGGGCAAGCCGTTCGTCTCGCCCTACAACGACCTGGACGTGATCGCCGGGCAGGGCACCATCGGCATGGAGTTGTTCGACCAGGCGCCGGACCTGGACGCGGTGTTCGTCGCCGTGGGTGGCGGCGGCATGGTGTCCGGCATCGCCACCGCCTTGCACAAGTTGTCCCCTTCGACCGAAATCATCGGCTGCTGGCCGGCCAATGCGCCGACCTTGCAGCGCTCGCTTGAAGTTGGTCGGATCATCGACATGGAGGAGCAGCCCACGCTGTCCGATGGGACCGCCGGAGGCGTGGAACAGGACGCCGTAACCTTCCCGATTCTCCAGCGGCTGCTGAAGAAAACCGTGCTGGTCAGTGAGGATGAAATCAAGCAGGCCATGCGTGACGCCGCCGCTTGTGAGCGCTGGATCATCGAGGGTGCCGCCGCGGTGGCCCTGGCAGGCATGAAGCAGGTCGCGGGGGACTACCAGGGCAAGAAAGTGGCGGTGATCCTGTGCGGGCGCAACGTGAAGCTGGAGACCTTCCTCGAGGCCATCGCATGA
- the epd gene encoding erythrose-4-phosphate dehydrogenase yields MPHPRPYKVALNGYGRIGRCVLRALFERGAKAGFEIVALNDLADQASLEYLTRFDSTHGRFPGEVKVDGDCLHINGDCVKVLRSATPEGIDWAALGIDLVLECSGAYNTRADGQRFLDAGAPRVLFSQPMASEADVDATVVYGVNQDCLSGDELLVSNASCTTNCGVPLLRVLDQAFGIEYVQITTIHSAMNDQPVIDAYHHEDLRRTRSAFQSVIPVSTGLARGIERLLPELAGRIQAKAVRVPTVNVSCLDITLQTSRDTSAEEVNRVLREAALDGPLKGLLAYTELPHASCDFNHDPHSAIVDASQTRVSGPRLVNLLAWFDNEWGFANRMLDVAEHFLHVVHPTRSKQP; encoded by the coding sequence ATGCCCCATCCGCGTCCCTACAAAGTTGCACTCAACGGTTACGGCCGCATCGGCCGCTGTGTCCTGCGCGCGCTGTTTGAGCGAGGGGCGAAGGCCGGTTTCGAGATCGTCGCGCTGAACGACCTGGCCGACCAGGCCAGCCTTGAATACCTGACACGCTTCGACTCCACCCACGGGCGTTTCCCCGGCGAGGTGAAGGTCGACGGCGACTGTCTGCATATCAATGGTGACTGCGTGAAAGTGCTGCGCAGCGCCACCCCCGAAGGCATCGACTGGGCCGCCCTGGGCATCGACCTGGTGCTGGAGTGCTCTGGTGCCTATAACACCCGGGCCGACGGCCAGCGTTTCCTCGACGCCGGCGCGCCCCGGGTGCTGTTCTCCCAGCCCATGGCCAGCGAGGCGGACGTCGATGCCACGGTGGTCTACGGCGTGAACCAGGATTGCCTGAGCGGCGATGAGCTGCTGGTGTCGAACGCCTCCTGCACCACCAACTGCGGCGTGCCGCTGCTGCGTGTGCTGGACCAGGCCTTCGGCATCGAGTACGTGCAGATCACCACCATCCACTCGGCGATGAACGACCAGCCGGTGATCGACGCCTACCACCACGAAGACCTGCGCCGCACCCGTTCGGCGTTCCAGTCGGTGATTCCGGTGTCCACGGGCCTGGCGCGCGGCATCGAACGCCTGCTGCCGGAACTTGCCGGGCGAATCCAGGCCAAAGCGGTACGTGTACCCACCGTCAACGTGTCGTGCCTGGACATCACCCTGCAGACCTCCCGCGACACCAGCGCCGAGGAAGTCAACCGGGTGCTGCGCGAGGCCGCTCTGGACGGCCCGCTGAAAGGCCTGCTGGCTTACACCGAGCTGCCCCATGCCAGCTGTGATTTCAACCATGACCCGCATTCGGCCATCGTCGATGCCAGCCAGACCCGCGTTTCCGGCCCTCGGCTGGTGAACCTGCTGGCCTGGTTCGACAACGAATGGGGGTTCGCCAACCGTATGCTCGACGTTGCCGAACACTTTCTGCACGTCGTCCACCCCACCCGCAGCAAACAGCCCTGA
- a CDS encoding putative bifunctional diguanylate cyclase/phosphodiesterase: MDVAHTQPPDNRSVLLVVDDYPENLISMRALLSRQDWQVLTASSGMEALSALLENEVDLVLLDVQMPEMDGFEVARLMRGSQRTRLTPIIFLTANEQSEAAVLKGYANGAVDYLFKPFDPQILKPKVQALLEQQRNRRMLQSLTRELESARAFNASILENAAEGILVVDESGTINFANPAISRLLDTPVEKLQGAHVLDLIQLPCANLWHESDFYQAYLKRQIFRVHDAQLRTVSGQLIPVALSCAPLPAEQRAMVVTVLDMSVVRSLHQQLEYQAVTDPLTGLLNRRGFYQAAEGALMRNERSDKVRALMYMDLDGFKRINDLLGHEAGDKVLRWVAEQLKDCLGSEALLARMGGDEFTALFDGLPYPEQAGRYAEKLLERMSSFQQLDGLEVSLGVSIGIATYPDCGANVEGLLRAADAAMYAAKQAGRQQYRFYDEELNGRARSRLMLEDSVREAIEQNDFTLVYQPQVAFADGRLRGFEALLRWQHPSVGDVPPGLFIPLLEEARLINSLASWIYRKGAAQRREWGERFGSQLVLGVSLSRAQFAMPGLADELARVLDEHGLQPAQLEVEVAETSLMYNIDAAVKQVHRLRELGIRVALDDFGAGDCSLRMLRDLPIDTLKIDRHLVARLPESAADIAMARSVIGLCADYGITVIAEGVETKAQADWLKSSGCTYVQGFLVARPMTASDASGFPPIFPWTP, translated from the coding sequence ATGGATGTCGCTCACACTCAACCACCGGACAATCGCTCGGTTCTGCTCGTCGTAGACGATTATCCGGAGAATCTGATCAGCATGCGGGCCTTGCTGTCCCGCCAGGACTGGCAGGTATTGACCGCCAGTTCAGGGATGGAAGCCCTGAGTGCCCTGCTGGAAAACGAAGTCGATCTCGTGCTGCTCGACGTGCAGATGCCCGAGATGGACGGTTTCGAAGTCGCCCGGCTGATGCGCGGCAGCCAACGCACCCGGCTGACGCCGATCATTTTCCTCACCGCCAATGAACAGTCCGAGGCCGCCGTGCTCAAGGGCTACGCCAATGGTGCGGTGGACTACCTGTTCAAACCGTTCGACCCGCAGATCCTCAAGCCGAAAGTCCAGGCGCTGCTCGAGCAACAGCGCAACCGGCGCATGTTGCAGAGCCTGACCCGTGAGCTGGAGTCGGCCCGGGCCTTCAATGCCTCGATCCTGGAGAACGCGGCCGAAGGCATCCTGGTGGTGGACGAGTCGGGCACCATCAATTTCGCCAACCCGGCCATCTCGCGCCTGCTAGACACACCGGTGGAGAAGCTGCAGGGCGCGCATGTGCTGGACCTCATCCAGTTGCCATGCGCCAACCTGTGGCATGAGTCGGACTTTTACCAGGCGTACCTCAAGCGCCAGATCTTCCGGGTCCACGACGCGCAGTTACGCACCGTCAGCGGCCAGCTGATACCGGTGGCGCTGTCCTGCGCGCCGCTGCCCGCCGAGCAGCGGGCGATGGTGGTGACGGTGCTGGACATGTCGGTGGTGCGCAGTCTGCACCAGCAACTGGAATACCAGGCGGTCACCGACCCGCTGACCGGCCTGCTCAACCGCCGTGGTTTCTACCAGGCCGCCGAGGGCGCGCTGATGCGCAACGAGCGCTCCGACAAGGTCCGCGCCCTGATGTACATGGACCTGGACGGTTTCAAGCGAATCAACGACCTGCTCGGACATGAAGCCGGGGACAAGGTGTTGCGCTGGGTCGCCGAGCAGCTCAAGGACTGCCTGGGCAGCGAGGCGCTGCTCGCGCGCATGGGCGGGGACGAGTTCACTGCGCTGTTCGACGGCTTGCCCTACCCGGAACAAGCCGGACGCTACGCCGAGAAACTGCTCGAACGGATGTCCAGCTTCCAGCAACTCGATGGGTTGGAAGTCAGCCTCGGCGTGAGCATTGGTATCGCCACCTACCCGGACTGCGGCGCAAACGTCGAAGGGCTGCTGCGCGCGGCCGACGCTGCCATGTACGCGGCCAAGCAAGCCGGGCGCCAGCAATATCGCTTCTATGACGAAGAGCTCAATGGCCGCGCCCGTTCGCGATTGATGCTCGAAGACAGTGTGCGTGAAGCCATCGAGCAGAACGACTTCACGCTGGTCTACCAGCCCCAGGTCGCCTTTGCCGATGGTCGCCTGCGTGGCTTCGAGGCCCTGCTGCGCTGGCAGCACCCGAGCGTCGGCGATGTGCCGCCCGGGCTGTTCATCCCGCTGCTGGAAGAGGCGCGGTTGATCAACAGCCTGGCCAGCTGGATCTATCGCAAGGGCGCCGCCCAACGCCGGGAGTGGGGCGAGCGCTTCGGTTCGCAGTTGGTCCTGGGGGTCAGCCTCAGCCGGGCGCAGTTCGCCATGCCGGGCCTGGCCGACGAGCTGGCGCGGGTGCTCGACGAGCATGGCTTGCAGCCGGCCCAGCTGGAAGTGGAGGTGGCCGAAACTTCGCTGATGTACAACATCGACGCCGCAGTGAAGCAGGTGCATCGTCTGCGTGAGTTGGGCATTCGTGTAGCGCTGGATGATTTTGGCGCTGGCGACTGCTCGTTGCGCATGTTGCGCGACCTGCCCATCGACACGTTGAAGATCGACCGCCACCTGGTGGCGCGGCTGCCGGAGTCGGCGGCGGACATCGCCATGGCCCGCAGTGTCATCGGCCTGTGCGCCGACTATGGCATCACGGTGATCGCCGAGGGCGTGGAAACCAAAGCCCAGGCCGACTGGCTCAAGAGTAGCGGTTGCACCTATGTGCAGGGGTTCCTGGTCGCCCGCCCGATGACTGCCAGCGATGCCAGTGGTTTTCCGCCGATTTTCCCCTGGACCCCATGA
- a CDS encoding phosphoglycerate kinase gives MTVLKMTDLDLQGKRVLIREDLNVPVKDGVVTSDARILAALPTIKLALEKGAAVMVCSHLGRPTEGEFSEENSLKPVAAYLSKALGRDVPLVADYLDGVEVKAGDLVLFENVRFNKGEKKNADELAQKYAALCDVFVMDAFGTAHRAEGSTHGVAKFAKVAAAGPLLAAELDALGKALKAPAKPMAAIVAGSKVSTKLDVLNSLSTVCDQLIVGGGIANTFLAAAGHPVGKSLYEPDLVETAKAIAAKVSVPLPVDVVVAKAFAEDAEATVKAIADVAADDMILDIGPKTAEQFAELLKTSKTILWNGPVGVFEFDQFGNGTKVLAKAIADSAAFSIAGGGDTLAAIDKYGVGADISYISTGGGAFLEFVEGKVLPAVAILEERAKA, from the coding sequence ATGACCGTGTTGAAGATGACCGACCTCGACCTGCAAGGTAAGCGCGTACTGATCCGCGAAGACCTCAACGTGCCTGTGAAGGACGGTGTGGTAACCAGCGATGCGCGTATCCTGGCAGCGCTGCCGACCATCAAGCTGGCCCTGGAAAAGGGCGCGGCGGTAATGGTCTGCTCGCACCTGGGCCGCCCGACCGAAGGCGAGTTCTCCGAAGAGAACAGCCTGAAGCCGGTCGCCGCTTACCTGAGCAAGGCCCTGGGCCGCGACGTGCCGCTGGTCGCCGATTACCTCGACGGCGTCGAAGTGAAGGCCGGTGACCTGGTGCTGTTCGAGAACGTGCGCTTCAACAAGGGCGAGAAGAAGAACGCCGACGAGCTGGCGCAGAAGTACGCTGCCCTGTGCGACGTGTTCGTCATGGACGCCTTTGGCACCGCCCACCGCGCCGAGGGTTCCACCCACGGTGTTGCCAAGTTCGCCAAGGTCGCGGCCGCAGGCCCGCTGCTGGCTGCCGAGCTGGATGCCCTGGGCAAGGCCCTGAAGGCCCCGGCCAAGCCGATGGCCGCCATCGTCGCCGGCTCCAAGGTTTCCACCAAGCTGGACGTGCTGAACAGCCTGAGTACGGTGTGCGATCAGCTGATCGTCGGTGGCGGCATCGCCAACACCTTCCTCGCCGCCGCCGGTCACCCGGTCGGCAAGTCGCTGTACGAGCCTGACCTGGTCGAGACTGCCAAGGCCATCGCCGCCAAGGTCAGCGTGCCGCTGCCGGTCGATGTGGTGGTTGCCAAGGCATTCGCCGAAGACGCCGAAGCCACTGTAAAGGCCATCGCCGACGTGGCTGCCGACGACATGATCCTCGACATCGGTCCAAAAACCGCCGAGCAGTTCGCCGAATTGCTGAAGACCTCGAAGACTATCCTGTGGAACGGTCCGGTAGGTGTGTTCGAGTTCGACCAATTCGGCAACGGCACCAAGGTGCTGGCCAAGGCTATCGCCGACAGCGCCGCGTTCTCCATCGCCGGTGGCGGTGACACCCTGGCGGCCATCGACAAGTATGGCGTTGGTGCCGATATCTCCTACATTTCTACCGGTGGTGGCGCGTTCCTCGAGTTCGTCGAGGGCAAGGTCCTGCCAGCGGTGGCAATCCTGGAAGAGCGGGCCAAGGCCTGA
- the fba gene encoding class II fructose-bisphosphate aldolase (catalyzes the reversible aldol condensation of dihydroxyacetonephosphate and glyceraldehyde 3-phosphate in the Calvin cycle, glycolysis, and/or gluconeogenesis), with protein sequence MALISMRQMLDHAAEFGYGVPAFNVNNLEQMRAIMEAADKTDSPVIVQASAGARKYAGAPFLRHLILAAIEEFPHIPVCMHQDHGTSPDVCQRSIQLGFSSVMMDGSLGEDGKTPTEYEYNVRVTQQTVAMAHACGVSVEGELGCLGSLETGMAGEEDGIGAEGVLDHSQMLTDPEEAADFVKKTQVDALAIAIGTSHGAYKFTKPPTGDVLAIDRIKEIHKRIPNTHLVMHGSSSVPQEWLAIINQYGGDIKETYGVPVEEIVEGIKYGVRKVNIDTDLRLASTGAMRRLMAQNPSEFDPRKFFGETVKAMRDVCIARYEAFGTAGNASKIKPISLEGMFQRYAKGELAAKIN encoded by the coding sequence ATGGCACTCATTAGCATGCGCCAGATGCTGGACCACGCCGCCGAGTTCGGTTACGGCGTACCGGCTTTCAACGTCAACAACCTCGAGCAGATGCGCGCTATCATGGAAGCCGCCGACAAGACCGACTCTCCGGTCATCGTCCAGGCCTCCGCCGGTGCCCGCAAGTACGCCGGTGCCCCATTCCTGCGCCACCTGATCCTGGCGGCCATCGAAGAGTTCCCGCACATCCCGGTGTGCATGCACCAGGACCACGGCACCAGCCCTGACGTGTGCCAGCGCTCGATCCAGCTGGGCTTCAGCTCGGTGATGATGGACGGCTCGCTGGGCGAAGACGGCAAGACCCCGACCGAATACGAGTACAACGTTCGCGTCACCCAGCAGACCGTTGCCATGGCCCACGCCTGCGGCGTTTCGGTGGAAGGCGAACTGGGCTGCCTGGGCTCGCTGGAAACCGGCATGGCCGGTGAAGAAGACGGCATCGGCGCCGAAGGCGTGCTGGACCACAGCCAGATGCTGACCGACCCGGAAGAAGCCGCCGACTTCGTCAAGAAAACTCAGGTGGACGCCCTGGCCATTGCCATCGGCACCAGCCACGGCGCCTACAAGTTCACCAAGCCACCGACCGGTGACGTGCTGGCGATCGACCGTATCAAGGAAATCCACAAGCGCATCCCCAACACTCACCTGGTGATGCACGGTTCGTCCTCGGTGCCGCAAGAGTGGCTGGCGATCATCAACCAGTACGGTGGCGACATCAAAGAGACCTACGGCGTGCCGGTCGAAGAAATCGTCGAAGGCATCAAGTACGGCGTGCGCAAGGTCAACATCGACACCGACCTGCGCCTGGCCTCCACCGGCGCCATGCGTCGCCTGATGGCGCAGAACCCGAGCGAGTTCGACCCACGCAAGTTCTTCGGCGAGACCGTCAAGGCCATGCGTGACGTGTGCATCGCCCGCTACGAAGCCTTCGGCACCGCCGGCAATGCCTCGAAGATCAAGCCGATCTCCCTGGAAGGCATGTTCCAGCGCTACGCCAAGGGCGAACTGGCCGCCAAGATCAACTGA
- a CDS encoding MliC family protein: MKALLAALALATLAGCSMLQPAQPAPADNWTRWVCDSQAEVLWRFTDAKQDAVDVRLGGGDQVYRLKSEPGASGALYSDGVLALHTKGNEGLVYWVATNDLIGRGCKAP, translated from the coding sequence ATGAAAGCGCTTCTGGCCGCGTTGGCCCTGGCGACCCTGGCAGGCTGCTCGATGCTGCAACCTGCCCAACCCGCCCCGGCGGACAACTGGACCCGCTGGGTCTGCGACAGCCAGGCCGAGGTGCTGTGGCGTTTCACAGACGCGAAACAGGATGCGGTCGACGTGCGCCTCGGTGGCGGCGACCAGGTCTACCGGCTCAAGTCCGAGCCGGGCGCCTCGGGCGCGCTGTACAGCGATGGCGTGCTGGCCCTGCACACCAAAGGCAATGAGGGCCTGGTGTACTGGGTGGCGACCAACGATCTGATTGGGCGGGGCTGCAAGGCACCGTGA
- a CDS encoding substrate-binding periplasmic protein, translating into MRPLLCVLGLLSVLCAAPAFGLEKLRLVADSWPPFTDSGMPGGGLATNIVTTALTRAGYATEFEEVPWARALMGVGEGRYDVLINAWFNDERTRIGQFSGAYLTNRIRLLKHEGETFGYQKLADLYPYSIAVVRDYAYSPAFDTDTRLNKVPVRSFSSAVRMLAAGRVNLAVEDEYVARYNLQREPPQVRDAVAFVEPPLAENSLHILVSLKHPEHQQIVKRFEKAIAAMKADGSYDRLLRQHGF; encoded by the coding sequence ATGCGGCCACTGCTTTGCGTTCTTGGATTGCTGAGTGTGTTGTGCGCAGCTCCGGCCTTCGGCCTCGAGAAGCTGCGCCTGGTGGCGGACAGCTGGCCGCCCTTCACCGATAGCGGGATGCCCGGCGGTGGCCTGGCGACCAATATCGTCACCACTGCCCTCACGCGTGCCGGCTATGCCACCGAGTTCGAAGAGGTGCCCTGGGCCCGGGCGCTGATGGGGGTGGGGGAAGGGCGCTACGACGTGTTGATCAATGCGTGGTTCAATGACGAGCGCACCCGCATCGGCCAGTTCTCGGGTGCCTACCTCACCAACCGCATCCGCCTGCTGAAGCACGAAGGTGAAACCTTCGGCTACCAGAAACTCGCCGACCTCTACCCCTATAGCATTGCCGTGGTGCGTGACTACGCCTATTCACCGGCTTTCGACACTGATACCCGGCTGAACAAGGTGCCGGTGCGCAGCTTTTCGTCGGCAGTGCGCATGTTGGCAGCGGGCAGGGTCAACCTGGCGGTGGAGGACGAATATGTGGCGCGCTACAACCTGCAGCGCGAGCCGCCGCAGGTGCGTGACGCGGTGGCTTTCGTCGAACCGCCGCTGGCGGAGAATAGCCTGCACATCCTGGTGAGCCTCAAGCACCCCGAGCACCAGCAGATCGTCAAGCGCTTCGAAAAGGCCATTGCGGCGATGAAGGCCGACGGGAGCTATGACCGGTTGTTGCGCCAGCATGGCTTCTGA
- a CDS encoding helix-turn-helix transcriptional regulator, with protein MSAKAINARFSNYAAMADGVATLLFPHAEVVVHDLRSQTVVHIANNISKRQLGDDSALEDLPGELSAATPLGPYEKLNWNGQKVRSISSVMVDDAGVPEALLCINFNVSVLEQAKQALDLFFQASRLLPQPDVLFRDDWQERINTFLHGWLRERGLSLDGLTREHKRELVEALHGEGAFRGGSAYDYVANVLGMGRATIYKYVKIAREA; from the coding sequence ATGTCTGCCAAGGCCATCAACGCACGTTTCAGCAACTACGCCGCCATGGCCGATGGTGTCGCCACCCTGCTGTTCCCCCACGCCGAAGTCGTGGTCCACGACCTGCGCAGCCAGACGGTGGTGCATATCGCCAACAACATCTCCAAGCGGCAACTGGGCGACGACTCGGCGCTCGAAGACCTGCCGGGCGAACTGAGTGCTGCCACGCCGCTGGGGCCCTACGAAAAACTCAACTGGAACGGTCAGAAAGTTCGCTCGATCAGCAGCGTCATGGTCGATGACGCCGGGGTGCCTGAGGCGCTGCTGTGCATCAATTTCAACGTTTCGGTGCTGGAGCAGGCCAAGCAGGCGCTGGACCTGTTCTTCCAGGCCAGCCGCTTGCTGCCCCAGCCCGACGTGCTGTTCCGCGACGATTGGCAGGAGCGCATCAACACCTTCCTGCATGGCTGGCTCAGGGAGCGTGGCTTGAGCCTCGATGGCCTCACCCGCGAGCACAAGCGCGAGCTGGTGGAGGCGCTGCACGGTGAAGGGGCTTTCCGCGGCGGCAGCGCCTACGACTACGTGGCCAATGTCCTGGGCATGGGCCGGGCGACGATCTACAAGTACGTGAAGATTGCCCGGGAGGCCTGA
- a CDS encoding winged helix-turn-helix domain-containing protein yields MTTEVSKTRSSFYRRLYVAWLIDSQTATSVPALMEATGMPRRTAQDTITALADLDIVCEFEQQAGARNHAGHYRIRDWGAIDKQWIIQHLRQIREVLGYP; encoded by the coding sequence ATGACCACGGAAGTGAGCAAGACCCGCAGCAGCTTCTACCGCCGACTGTACGTAGCCTGGCTGATCGACAGCCAGACCGCCACCAGCGTACCGGCATTGATGGAGGCCACCGGCATGCCGCGGCGTACCGCCCAGGACACCATCACCGCCCTGGCCGACCTGGACATCGTCTGCGAGTTCGAGCAGCAGGCCGGGGCGCGCAACCATGCCGGGCATTACCGCATCCGTGACTGGGGCGCCATCGACAAGCAGTGGATCATCCAGCATCTGCGCCAGATCCGCGAAGTGCTGGGCTACCCCTGA
- a CDS encoding ornithine cyclodeaminase family protein, with protein sequence MKIHERDAIIANLDLDEAVRRLEQGFVAYSQGRVQVPSVQAFMFAQANGDCCVKSAYLEGGDTFTVKVSTGFYDNPAQGLESNDGLVLVFSARTGQPLALLADQGWLTCMRTALAGRIVARLLAPRQVERIGILGTGTQARMQLEQLMPVTSCRELSVWGRSEAGLASYRDFAERLGFTVRLEREPRVVAEAANLIITATPSREALLERAWVRPGTHITAVGADAPGKQELAACLVAKADKVVVDSLSQCSQYGEVSHALQVGLLERSRLLELGTLLDNPSMGRASDDQLTVADLTGVAVQDAQIACYAYQALQH encoded by the coding sequence ATGAAAATCCATGAACGTGACGCGATCATCGCCAACCTGGACCTCGACGAGGCCGTGCGCAGGCTGGAGCAGGGCTTCGTGGCCTATTCACAGGGGCGGGTCCAGGTGCCCTCCGTGCAGGCTTTCATGTTTGCCCAGGCCAATGGCGACTGCTGCGTGAAGTCCGCCTACCTCGAAGGCGGCGATACCTTCACCGTCAAGGTATCCACGGGTTTCTACGACAATCCCGCGCAGGGCCTGGAAAGCAACGACGGCCTGGTGCTGGTGTTCAGCGCGCGCACGGGGCAACCGTTGGCTCTGCTGGCCGACCAGGGCTGGCTGACCTGCATGCGCACCGCCCTGGCCGGGCGCATCGTGGCGCGGTTGCTGGCGCCACGCCAGGTCGAGCGCATTGGCATCCTGGGCACCGGCACCCAGGCACGCATGCAGCTTGAGCAACTGATGCCGGTCACCTCCTGCCGCGAGTTGAGTGTCTGGGGCCGCAGCGAAGCTGGGCTGGCCAGTTACCGTGATTTCGCCGAGCGGCTGGGTTTCACGGTGCGCCTGGAACGTGAGCCGCGGGTCGTGGCAGAGGCCGCGAACCTCATCATCACTGCAACGCCTTCGCGCGAAGCCCTGCTCGAACGCGCTTGGGTCCGGCCCGGTACCCATATCACTGCGGTCGGCGCCGATGCGCCTGGCAAGCAGGAGCTCGCTGCATGCCTGGTGGCGAAGGCCGATAAGGTCGTGGTCGACTCGCTCAGCCAATGCAGCCAGTACGGCGAAGTCTCCCATGCGCTGCAGGTCGGGTTGCTCGAACGCTCGCGCTTGTTGGAACTCGGTACCTTGCTCGACAATCCCAGCATGGGGCGCGCCAGTGACGACCAGTTGACCGTGGCGGACCTGACCGGTGTCGCGGTCCAGGACGCACAGATCGCTTGCTACGCTTACCAGGCCTTGCAGCACTGA
- a CDS encoding M48 metallopeptidase family protein: MTALRYLQAYPPHLQEQVRQMIASQRLGDYLQQRYPERHAVQNDKALYTYAQDLKQQYLRSAPPLDKVLFDNRLDLTHRALGLNTAVSRVQGGKLKAKKEIRVASLFKEAAPQFLRMIVVHELAHLKERDHNKAFYQLCQHMEPDYHQLEFDLRVYLTYRELPGNT; encoded by the coding sequence ATGACCGCACTTCGCTATCTGCAAGCCTACCCGCCTCACCTCCAGGAACAGGTGCGCCAGATGATCGCCAGCCAACGCCTGGGCGACTATCTGCAGCAGCGTTACCCCGAGCGTCACGCGGTGCAGAACGACAAGGCGCTGTACACCTACGCCCAGGACCTCAAGCAACAGTACCTGCGCAGCGCGCCGCCGCTGGACAAGGTGTTGTTCGACAACCGCCTGGACCTCACCCATCGCGCGTTGGGGCTGAACACCGCGGTGTCGCGGGTGCAGGGTGGCAAGCTCAAGGCGAAGAAGGAGATCCGCGTCGCCTCGCTGTTCAAGGAGGCTGCGCCGCAGTTCCTGCGCATGATCGTGGTGCATGAGCTGGCGCATCTGAAGGAGCGCGACCACAACAAGGCGTTCTACCAGCTCTGCCAGCACATGGAACCGGACTACCACCAACTGGAATTCGACCTGCGCGTCTACCTGACCTATCGGGAGCTGCCGGGCAACACCTGA